In a genomic window of Myxococcales bacterium:
- a CDS encoding ThiF family adenylyltransferase — MRISADALADQARNDRYHRQTLITWWDQARVARTRILVVGAGALGNEILKLLALIGSGDTLVYDPDLIERSNLSRSVLFRAADEGQPKATVAVRQMRDLNPDVRAHAIDANVLAAAGLGVFAWADVVIGAVDNREARVFINSACARTGTPWVDGAIEGLAGVVRVFRPDQGACYECTMNATDRRLLAERRSCALLARAAVARGHVPTSAVAASIIGAMEVEEAIKLVHDQPTLTGAGLHIDGLSSEVSRVTYPRRPDCPGHEHLGPLVRLGLGSADVTLAALLDRAEATLGAGAVLDLSRDVIVRLSCPSCGTATPGRAVLGAVRESEAACPTCRSHRVVEIASSIGRDGDVDLTQTPAELGLPLFDVIVARQGLERQEAWLFDGDAAQVLGPLAGAEPQGSAT; from the coding sequence GTGCGCATCTCCGCCGACGCGCTCGCCGATCAGGCGCGCAACGATCGCTACCACCGCCAGACGCTGATCACCTGGTGGGATCAGGCGCGCGTGGCGCGGACGCGCATCCTGGTGGTCGGCGCCGGCGCGCTCGGCAACGAGATCCTCAAGCTGCTGGCGCTGATCGGCAGCGGGGACACGCTGGTCTACGATCCCGATCTCATCGAGCGCTCGAACCTGTCGCGCAGCGTGCTGTTCCGCGCGGCCGACGAGGGCCAGCCCAAGGCGACGGTCGCGGTGCGGCAGATGCGCGACCTGAACCCCGACGTGCGCGCGCACGCGATCGACGCCAACGTGCTCGCGGCCGCCGGCCTCGGCGTGTTCGCGTGGGCCGACGTGGTGATCGGCGCGGTCGACAACCGCGAGGCGCGTGTCTTCATCAACAGCGCGTGCGCGCGCACCGGCACGCCCTGGGTCGACGGCGCGATCGAGGGGCTCGCCGGCGTGGTCCGGGTGTTCCGGCCCGATCAGGGCGCCTGCTACGAGTGCACGATGAACGCCACCGATCGCCGGCTGCTGGCCGAGCGGCGGTCGTGCGCGCTCCTGGCCCGCGCCGCGGTCGCGCGCGGCCACGTCCCGACCTCGGCGGTGGCCGCGTCGATCATCGGCGCGATGGAGGTCGAGGAGGCGATCAAGCTGGTCCACGACCAGCCGACCTTGACCGGCGCCGGCCTGCACATCGACGGCCTGTCGAGCGAGGTGAGCCGGGTCACGTACCCGCGCCGGCCCGACTGCCCCGGCCACGAGCACCTGGGCCCGCTGGTCCGGCTCGGGCTCGGCAGCGCCGACGTCACGCTGGCGGCGCTGCTCGATCGGGCCGAGGCGACGCTCGGCGCCGGCGCCGTGCTCGACCTGTCGCGCGACGTGATCGTGCGGCTGTCGTGCCCGAGCTGCGGGACCGCGACGCCCGGGCGCGCGGTCCTGGGCGCGGTGCGCGAGTCCGAGGCCGCGTGCCCGACCTGCCGCAGCCACCGGGTGGTCGAGATCGCGTCGTCGATCGGCCGCGACGGCGACGTCGACCTGACCCAGACCCCGGCCGAGCTGGGGTTGCCGCTGTTCGACGTGATCGTGGCCCGTCAGGGCCTCGAGCGGCAGGAGGCGTGGTTGTTCGATGGAGACGCGGCCCAGGTGCTGGGCCCGCTGGCCGGGGCCGAGCCCCAGGGGAGCGCGACATGA
- a CDS encoding EsaB/YukD family protein, which yields MGDISLEVWDATGNRRLNVEVPDDVAVERILMVLADKLHLPKHAPDGQLMSYKFHHRRLGVQLLDEQTLAGQQVASGDIVRIQPEITAGAA from the coding sequence GTGGGTGATATCAGCCTGGAAGTATGGGACGCGACCGGCAACCGACGCTTGAACGTCGAGGTGCCCGACGATGTCGCCGTCGAGCGGATCTTGATGGTGCTGGCCGACAAGCTGCACCTGCCGAAGCACGCGCCGGATGGCCAGCTGATGAGCTACAAGTTCCACCACCGGCGCCTCGGGGTGCAGCTCCTCGACGAGCAGACCCTCGCCGGTCAGCAGGTCGCGTCCGGCGACATCGTCCGGATCCAGCCCGAGATCACGGCCGGCGCGGCCTGA
- a CDS encoding protein kinase, giving the protein MTAGEPADGPARFESEWVGPRSDGVAVADEAGGEDVALDGPRYRLGGELGVGAMGRVRVAYDRLLAREVALKQVRQDGDAAAEAALLREARVTAGLDHPGIVAVLDAGIDPDGGRFYAMRVVHGQSLAEVAAAASARRNPTPLVRAVLQCAQAIAYAHARGVVHRDLSSRNVRVGAHGEVVVMDWGLAATVVEAARGGVCGTPGYRAPELARGEPAGPTADVWSLGALLHLVLVGGAPDAAAIPRRVPRELRSLLARALAPAPAERYPDAAALARDLSAFLDGTPLAAHRDRLWDRGARLARRHPAGLVAGAAGLVAVTTVAVVLGSLAERRATEARRSRAEARAALRTMVVARAFDAVVAERRDEALALAAQARELGAAAAAAGIEATFRAAPRMIVRRLADEDGCATLDVRADGARLCLAAGAIVLLDRGARTVLDLAPDEVTRARFLDAGGAVVIAAGSRGHHVVRYDRAFTVVGRYEAGGGPVTLDAVGRWVIAGNAGAYLAIDRDGRAREVQPCAPGDPVRLLAARSAGDGAPGAVAWCGDGSLALLGDDRVVRTLAPDLVRRMPAATAGVAVGDDLVIGSADGQVALVALPAGTIVRSGPAPVGAVVRLEATPDGDVIVVGADGVALWRPGLATWLHVAARDQATDATFVDGHVVAFGAGALVAWEPAAGGRIHRVIDDHGLASVAWSGDGRWVAFGGTGVHVVEPATGRRWQRVFAGQTVKSLAFAPDDQLLAVGIAGDGGLRLVEPATGVERPGPWQTASLRVRRLIYASIDRVVLFGYGHTVEAWAIEAQRTHDLMDTAEPVLDVATPRVGGPGYLLFTDGALARFDGDALQARRPAVGASAVALSGDGQVLALIDHDGAVELRSAADDGARGRLVTPGAAILDGALDRRGDRLALARLDGTLEIWDVRTRARRLVVRAHAGRAAAVAFAPDDCTLASAGWDGVGRLLALCAEPR; this is encoded by the coding sequence ATGACCGCGGGTGAGCCGGCGGACGGGCCGGCGCGGTTCGAGTCGGAGTGGGTGGGGCCGCGCAGCGACGGCGTGGCCGTCGCCGACGAGGCCGGCGGCGAGGACGTCGCGCTCGACGGGCCGCGCTACCGCCTCGGCGGCGAGCTCGGGGTCGGGGCCATGGGCCGGGTGCGCGTCGCCTACGATCGGCTGCTCGCGCGCGAGGTCGCGCTCAAGCAGGTCCGTCAGGACGGCGACGCGGCGGCCGAGGCCGCGCTCCTGCGCGAGGCCCGGGTCACCGCGGGGCTCGATCACCCGGGCATCGTCGCGGTGCTCGACGCCGGGATCGATCCCGACGGCGGGCGCTTCTACGCGATGCGCGTGGTCCATGGCCAGAGCCTCGCCGAGGTCGCGGCCGCGGCGTCGGCGCGGCGCAACCCGACGCCGCTGGTGCGCGCGGTGCTCCAGTGCGCGCAGGCGATCGCCTACGCCCACGCCCGCGGCGTGGTCCACCGCGATCTGTCGTCGCGCAACGTCCGCGTCGGCGCGCACGGCGAGGTGGTGGTGATGGACTGGGGGCTGGCCGCGACCGTCGTCGAGGCCGCGCGCGGCGGGGTGTGCGGGACGCCGGGTTACCGCGCGCCCGAGCTCGCGCGCGGTGAGCCGGCCGGGCCGACCGCCGACGTCTGGAGCCTCGGCGCGCTCTTGCACCTGGTGCTGGTCGGTGGGGCGCCCGACGCCGCGGCGATCCCCCGGCGGGTGCCGCGCGAGCTGCGCTCGCTCCTGGCCCGCGCGCTGGCGCCGGCGCCGGCCGAGCGCTACCCCGACGCCGCCGCGCTCGCCCGCGATCTCTCGGCGTTCCTCGACGGCACGCCGCTCGCGGCCCACCGCGATCGGCTGTGGGACCGGGGCGCGCGGCTGGCCCGCCGGCACCCGGCGGGCCTGGTGGCGGGCGCGGCCGGCCTGGTCGCGGTGACGACGGTGGCCGTGGTCCTCGGCTCGCTGGCCGAGCGCCGCGCGACCGAGGCCCGGCGATCGCGGGCCGAGGCCCGCGCCGCGCTGCGCACGATGGTGGTGGCCCGGGCCTTCGACGCGGTCGTGGCCGAGCGCCGCGACGAGGCGCTGGCGCTCGCCGCCCAGGCGCGCGAGCTGGGCGCGGCCGCCGCGGCCGCCGGGATCGAGGCGACGTTCCGCGCCGCGCCGCGGATGATCGTGCGGCGGCTGGCCGACGAGGACGGGTGCGCGACGCTCGACGTCCGTGCCGACGGCGCCCGGCTGTGCCTGGCGGCGGGCGCGATCGTGCTGCTCGATCGCGGCGCGCGCACGGTGCTCGACCTGGCGCCGGACGAGGTCACGCGCGCGCGCTTCCTCGACGCCGGCGGCGCCGTGGTGATCGCCGCGGGCTCGCGCGGCCATCACGTGGTGCGCTACGATCGCGCGTTCACGGTGGTCGGCCGGTACGAGGCCGGCGGCGGGCCGGTCACGCTCGACGCCGTCGGGCGCTGGGTGATCGCCGGCAACGCCGGGGCGTACCTGGCGATCGACCGCGACGGCCGCGCCCGCGAGGTGCAGCCGTGCGCGCCGGGCGATCCGGTGCGGCTGCTGGCCGCGCGGTCGGCGGGCGACGGCGCGCCCGGCGCCGTCGCCTGGTGCGGCGACGGGTCGCTGGCGCTCCTCGGTGATGATCGGGTCGTGCGCACGCTCGCGCCGGACCTGGTCCGGCGGATGCCGGCGGCCACCGCGGGCGTCGCGGTCGGTGACGATCTGGTGATCGGCAGCGCCGACGGTCAGGTCGCGCTGGTCGCGCTGCCGGCGGGGACGATCGTCCGCTCGGGCCCGGCGCCGGTCGGCGCCGTGGTCCGGCTCGAGGCGACGCCTGACGGCGACGTGATCGTGGTCGGCGCCGACGGCGTCGCGCTGTGGCGGCCCGGCCTCGCCACCTGGCTGCACGTGGCGGCGCGCGACCAGGCCACCGACGCCACGTTCGTCGACGGCCACGTCGTCGCGTTCGGCGCCGGGGCGCTGGTCGCCTGGGAGCCGGCGGCGGGCGGTCGGATCCATCGCGTGATCGACGACCACGGGCTGGCGTCGGTCGCGTGGTCGGGCGACGGCCGCTGGGTCGCGTTCGGCGGCACCGGCGTCCACGTGGTCGAGCCGGCGACCGGGCGACGGTGGCAGCGGGTCTTCGCCGGGCAGACGGTCAAGTCGCTCGCGTTCGCGCCCGACGACCAGCTGCTGGCCGTGGGGATCGCCGGCGACGGTGGCCTGCGGCTGGTCGAGCCGGCGACCGGCGTCGAGCGGCCCGGCCCCTGGCAGACCGCGTCGCTCCGGGTGCGCCGGCTGATCTACGCGTCCATCGATCGCGTCGTGCTGTTCGGCTACGGCCACACCGTCGAGGCGTGGGCGATCGAGGCGCAGCGGACGCACGACCTGATGGACACCGCCGAGCCGGTCCTCGACGTGGCCACGCCGCGGGTCGGCGGCCCGGGCTACCTGCTGTTCACCGACGGCGCCCTGGCGCGCTTCGACGGCGACGCCCTGCAGGCGCGGCGGCCGGCGGTCGGCGCCAGCGCGGTCGCGCTGTCCGGCGATGGCCAGGTGCTGGCGCTGATCGATCACGACGGCGCGGTCGAGCTGCGGTCGGCCGCCGACGACGGGGCGCGCGGCCGGCTGGTCACGCCCGGCGCGGCCATCCTCGACGGCGCGCTCGATCGCCGCGGCGACCGGCTGGCGCTGGCGCGCCTCGACGGCACGCTCGAGATCTGGGACGTCCGCACGCGCGCGCGGCGGTTGGTGGTGCGGGCCCACGCCGGCCGGGCCGCGGCGGTCGCGTTCGCGCCCGACGACTGCACGCTCGCGTCCGCCGGCTGGGACGGCGTCGGGCGCCTCCTCGCGCTGTGCGCCGAGCCCCGATGA
- a CDS encoding universal stress protein → MTIDQGELRARGDLRDRPPLGAVLVATDFEPHAASALDRALHLRQGGGSTLELCHVLDDPSAPAVAARREEEAARQLEDVRARAAQLLAARGDDRRLVVALAHGRAVAQIVDRAHHGRAELIVLGRHGAPRLGDVVLGSTAARVIRTGSVSVLVVAAPAIAAYRRPLVAIDGSPSSRLALELAARVCDPSVVEIDVVHVIARAGPATGDEGLIDPGQAIGIVDERHARIEFTELVAGLEVAARWNLIIRSGDPETEILDEARLRNSDLLALGTVGRTGLRRALIGSVAERVLAAATRDVLVARLPGD, encoded by the coding sequence ATGACCATCGACCAAGGTGAGCTGCGCGCGCGGGGTGATCTTCGTGATCGCCCGCCGCTGGGCGCCGTGCTGGTCGCGACCGACTTCGAGCCCCACGCCGCGTCGGCGCTCGACCGGGCGCTCCACCTCCGGCAGGGCGGCGGCTCCACGCTCGAGCTGTGCCACGTCCTGGACGACCCGTCCGCCCCGGCGGTCGCCGCGCGCCGCGAGGAGGAGGCCGCGCGCCAGCTCGAGGACGTGCGCGCGCGCGCCGCCCAGCTGCTGGCGGCCCGGGGCGACGACCGTCGGCTGGTGGTCGCGCTGGCGCACGGCCGCGCGGTCGCGCAGATCGTCGATCGGGCGCACCACGGCCGGGCCGAGCTGATCGTGCTCGGCCGCCACGGCGCGCCCCGGCTCGGCGACGTGGTGCTCGGCTCGACGGCGGCGCGGGTCATCCGCACCGGCTCGGTGTCCGTCCTCGTGGTCGCCGCGCCGGCGATCGCCGCGTATCGCCGGCCGCTGGTCGCGATCGACGGATCGCCCAGCTCGCGGCTCGCGCTCGAGCTGGCGGCGCGCGTGTGCGATCCCAGCGTGGTCGAGATCGACGTCGTCCACGTGATCGCGCGGGCGGGGCCGGCGACCGGCGACGAGGGGTTGATCGACCCAGGCCAGGCGATCGGGATCGTCGACGAGCGCCACGCCCGGATCGAGTTCACGGAGCTCGTCGCGGGGCTCGAGGTCGCCGCGCGGTGGAACCTGATCATCCGGTCCGGAGACCCCGAGACCGAGATCCTCGACGAGGCCCGGCTGCGCAACAGCGATCTGCTCGCGCTCGGCACGGTCGGCCGCACCGGCCTGCGCCGCGCGCTGATCGGGAGCGTCGCCGAGCGCGTGCTCGCCGCGGCCACCCGCGACGTGCTGGTCGCGCGCCTGCCCGGCGACTGA
- a CDS encoding Mov34/MPN/PAD-1 family protein: protein MTSLDVRGIDTSELRKTARPRTKHELQVFIAEAAFDRAVERGTKDTTREIGGVLVGEVLHDDSGPYLNIETTIDALHADEKGAELTFTHATWDHIHKEMDTRHQGKRVVGWYHTHPGFGVFLSDRDQFIHKSFFNLPFQVALVYDPKSKEHGVFSWRDNEVWRMRRYAIGAREHTWDGNRTAAQPTDKKAKPVEQADDRAGRDEPRRRGRDERDDDDDRIGALGTFVMVAVVLVLLAGFVGHWIGASRAGAVVTAAQVEVAKARAEGTQLAVASLQNELVGVLRETLGDQAVQRPVRQAIAEVDSAIAALQATLGPAAAGGAPDPAAAAGGAPAPAQAVAQLQAIRERLLQLGADRGSAEATLAAIQHVTRQGAELRVDLVREVAEQRAGVGSLYAELAADVAKAGDAQRARRLLATAAHLDPGNRARYEAQLRTFDPRGTLPRAAGGEPRPRPVAPEGPSAPPPSAPAQLPSAPPPSAPALPPSARAVPPSAPAPVPAPPSAPPAGHADGGTR from the coding sequence ATGACCTCACTCGACGTCCGGGGCATCGACACGTCCGAGCTGCGCAAGACCGCGCGGCCGCGCACCAAGCACGAGCTGCAGGTGTTCATCGCCGAGGCCGCGTTCGATCGCGCGGTCGAGCGCGGGACCAAGGACACGACCCGCGAGATCGGCGGCGTCCTGGTGGGCGAGGTGCTGCACGACGACAGCGGGCCGTACCTGAACATCGAGACCACGATCGACGCGCTCCACGCCGACGAGAAGGGCGCCGAGCTGACGTTCACGCACGCGACCTGGGATCACATCCACAAGGAGATGGACACCCGCCACCAGGGCAAGCGCGTCGTCGGCTGGTACCACACCCACCCCGGCTTCGGCGTGTTCCTGTCGGACCGCGACCAGTTCATCCACAAGAGCTTCTTCAACCTGCCGTTCCAGGTCGCGCTGGTCTACGACCCCAAGAGCAAGGAGCACGGGGTGTTCAGCTGGCGCGACAACGAGGTGTGGCGCATGCGCCGCTACGCCATCGGCGCGCGCGAGCACACCTGGGACGGCAACCGCACCGCGGCCCAACCGACCGACAAGAAGGCCAAGCCGGTCGAGCAGGCCGACGATCGCGCCGGGCGCGACGAGCCGCGCCGGCGCGGGCGCGACGAGCGCGACGACGACGACGATCGGATCGGCGCGCTCGGCACGTTCGTGATGGTCGCGGTGGTGCTGGTGCTCCTGGCCGGGTTCGTCGGCCACTGGATCGGCGCGTCGCGGGCCGGCGCCGTGGTCACCGCGGCCCAGGTCGAGGTCGCCAAGGCCCGGGCCGAGGGCACCCAGCTCGCGGTCGCGTCGCTGCAGAACGAGCTGGTCGGCGTGCTGCGCGAGACCCTGGGCGATCAGGCGGTCCAGCGGCCGGTGCGGCAGGCGATCGCCGAGGTCGACAGCGCGATCGCGGCGCTCCAGGCCACGCTCGGTCCGGCGGCGGCGGGCGGCGCGCCGGATCCCGCCGCGGCGGCGGGCGGCGCGCCGGCACCGGCCCAGGCCGTGGCGCAGCTCCAGGCCATCCGCGAGCGGCTGCTGCAGCTCGGCGCGGATCGCGGCTCGGCCGAGGCGACGCTGGCGGCGATCCAGCACGTGACCCGCCAGGGCGCCGAGCTGCGGGTCGACCTGGTGCGCGAGGTGGCCGAGCAGCGGGCGGGCGTCGGCAGCCTGTACGCCGAGCTGGCCGCCGACGTCGCCAAGGCCGGCGACGCGCAGCGCGCGCGGCGCCTGCTCGCGACCGCCGCGCACCTCGACCCCGGCAACCGCGCGCGCTACGAGGCGCAGCTGCGCACGTTCGATCCGCGCGGGACCCTGCCGCGCGCGGCCGGCGGGGAGCCGCGGCCGCGCCCGGTCGCACCGGAGGGGCCGAGCGCACCGCCGCCGAGCGCGCCCGCGCAGTTGCCGAGCGCACCGCCGCCGAGCGCGCCCGCGCTGCCCCCGAGCGCGCGCGCGGTGCCGCCGAGCGCGCCCGCACCTGTCCCCGCGCCGCCGTCGGCGCCGCCCGCTGGTCACGCCGATGGAGGTACGCGATGA
- a CDS encoding PilZ domain-containing protein: MSENRRTATRHPVDLPCALREGAMPEVRINNLSVGGALIVHPKLPMGHRLHLSFRVPAVPDQEISIGAVVRWCTDHEVGVQFDGLRPKDVWALSKYFESL, encoded by the coding sequence GTGAGCGAGAACCGTCGCACCGCAACCCGTCACCCGGTCGACCTCCCCTGCGCCCTGCGCGAGGGCGCGATGCCCGAGGTCCGGATCAACAACCTGTCGGTGGGTGGCGCGCTGATCGTCCATCCCAAGCTGCCGATGGGCCATCGGCTCCACCTCTCCTTCCGCGTCCCGGCGGTGCCCGATCAAGAGATCAGCATCGGCGCGGTCGTGCGCTGGTGCACCGACCACGAGGTCGGGGTGCAGTTCGACGGCCTGCGGCCCAAGGACGTATGGGCGCTGTCCAAGTACTTCGAGTCGCTGTAG
- a CDS encoding winged helix-turn-helix domain-containing protein — translation MSRRRATLQPSARIAAAVPPFVGRVDELAALRESLTIAPVAVVHGPLGAGKTVLAQRLAAALDVEATVVRCLPGERAGAVRARAERRLRCAPGGLTELLASEVRLVVLDDLHNVVGDEAVRLIVELTPPPGALGRLLVLAREMPRLPPELDHTELELGGLDDASAAALWTELEARGGAAGAIGPAILQTRSLPLGLRGAYAQARFGADAGHPAALSPGARAAVEALAVLRTPVEPAAIAALTPTVDLEAALAELVGRQLVDGDSAGRFWLHEVNERQVLAALDDDARTALERAAAELLAPGARAGAAVGALDHVDRVRECALHWLAAGDIAAAVAVVEREAATAARRGAGGEIESVIAAIGAHAAPGLAALQVELAARAGRVAEANERIAAGATGVRPVLVAELALAALDVDGAAGVLEGLVAAAPALVDGQLERARAQARLIELELMRGDGAAARARVEDALHEPIAAEARAALLVALAAVEDHDARPTAVRAALTRAAGALAAGAASEELATVIEARRAISLAHEGRLAEARAALDDARARAASLDSIAVAEEVAGSRIALDALRGDCEGAVARGNAITRARRARGDELGALMAELDTADIELRRGDVARAAELAHAARGPLTRARLTALSERAELLLAAVDLAEVRLDRARPVLDRLAVSTALPARARVRAAQLAAEARAAAGQRAGAIDAARDATPADDEFARDLCEARVATVAGDIGRALAASRRVAAAAERAGRAADLAEALVIGCRLELAKGERSGARAQASRAAREAAAAGLVRPRCHALLALASLARDDDDPAAAAIYARDALDLAQRAGLPVERLAATVSLDSLTGADQDAGAASGAAAAMTPQAIEAAQRLLTDLGLTASRPFRVIDATGAASELADADPEVLRLPARTLAVDGVRESIWRRGTELADLRRRSLLKKLLFLFAAAPGKTFSKEDIVQSVWNVAYHPLRHDAALFTNIMRIRRLLGEDGAEIIRVTEDGYRFEPPPDFVFVQRAG, via the coding sequence ATGTCCCGCCGCCGCGCCACGCTCCAGCCCTCCGCCCGGATCGCCGCCGCGGTGCCGCCCTTCGTCGGCCGTGTCGACGAGCTCGCGGCGCTGCGGGAATCGCTGACGATCGCCCCGGTCGCGGTGGTCCACGGGCCGCTGGGCGCCGGCAAGACCGTGCTGGCCCAGCGCCTCGCGGCGGCGCTCGACGTCGAGGCGACGGTGGTGCGGTGCCTCCCGGGCGAGCGGGCCGGCGCGGTGCGGGCCCGGGCCGAGCGGCGGCTGCGGTGCGCGCCGGGCGGCCTGACCGAGCTGCTCGCCAGCGAGGTGCGGCTGGTCGTGCTCGACGATCTCCACAACGTGGTCGGCGACGAGGCGGTCCGGCTGATCGTCGAGCTGACGCCGCCGCCGGGCGCGCTGGGCCGGCTGCTGGTGCTGGCGCGCGAGATGCCGCGGCTGCCGCCCGAGCTCGATCACACCGAGCTCGAGCTGGGCGGGCTCGATGACGCGAGCGCCGCGGCGCTGTGGACCGAGCTCGAGGCCCGGGGCGGCGCCGCCGGCGCGATCGGCCCGGCGATCCTGCAGACCCGGAGCCTGCCGCTGGGCCTGCGCGGCGCGTACGCGCAGGCGCGGTTCGGCGCCGACGCCGGCCACCCGGCCGCGCTGTCGCCGGGCGCCCGCGCGGCGGTCGAGGCGCTGGCGGTGCTGCGCACGCCGGTCGAGCCCGCGGCGATCGCGGCGCTGACCCCGACCGTCGACCTCGAGGCCGCGCTGGCCGAGCTGGTCGGGCGCCAGCTCGTCGACGGCGACAGCGCCGGGCGGTTCTGGCTGCACGAGGTCAACGAGCGCCAGGTGCTGGCGGCGCTCGACGACGACGCCCGCACGGCGCTCGAGCGGGCCGCGGCCGAGCTGCTGGCCCCGGGCGCCCGCGCCGGCGCCGCGGTCGGCGCGCTCGATCACGTCGATCGCGTGCGCGAGTGCGCGCTGCACTGGCTCGCCGCCGGCGACATCGCCGCGGCGGTGGCCGTGGTCGAGCGCGAGGCCGCGACCGCCGCGCGCCGCGGCGCTGGCGGGGAGATCGAGTCGGTGATCGCGGCGATCGGCGCCCACGCCGCGCCCGGCCTGGCGGCGCTCCAGGTCGAGCTGGCCGCGCGGGCCGGCCGGGTCGCCGAGGCCAACGAGCGGATCGCGGCCGGCGCGACCGGCGTGCGCCCGGTGCTGGTGGCCGAGCTCGCGCTGGCGGCGCTCGACGTCGATGGCGCGGCCGGCGTGCTCGAGGGGTTGGTCGCGGCGGCGCCGGCCCTGGTCGACGGGCAGCTCGAGCGCGCGCGGGCGCAGGCGCGGCTGATCGAGCTCGAGCTGATGCGCGGCGACGGCGCCGCGGCCCGGGCCCGGGTCGAGGACGCGCTGCACGAGCCGATCGCCGCCGAGGCCCGCGCGGCCTTGCTGGTGGCGCTGGCGGCGGTCGAGGATCACGACGCCCGGCCGACCGCGGTGCGCGCGGCGTTGACCCGCGCGGCCGGGGCGCTGGCGGCGGGCGCGGCCAGCGAGGAGCTCGCCACGGTGATCGAGGCCCGGCGCGCGATCTCGCTCGCGCACGAGGGCCGCCTGGCCGAGGCCCGGGCCGCGCTCGACGACGCGCGCGCGCGCGCGGCCAGCCTCGACAGCATCGCCGTGGCCGAGGAGGTCGCCGGCAGCCGGATCGCTCTCGACGCGCTCCGCGGCGACTGCGAGGGCGCGGTCGCGCGCGGCAACGCGATCACGCGCGCGCGCCGGGCCCGCGGCGACGAGCTGGGCGCGCTCATGGCCGAGCTCGACACCGCCGACATCGAGCTGCGGCGCGGCGACGTCGCGCGCGCCGCCGAGCTGGCCCACGCCGCGCGCGGGCCGCTGACCCGGGCGCGCCTGACCGCGCTGTCCGAGCGCGCCGAGCTGCTGCTCGCGGCGGTCGACCTGGCCGAGGTCCGGCTCGATCGCGCGCGGCCGGTGCTCGATCGCCTGGCGGTGTCGACGGCGCTGCCGGCGCGCGCGCGCGTGCGCGCGGCGCAGCTCGCGGCCGAGGCCCGGGCCGCCGCCGGCCAGCGCGCCGGCGCGATCGACGCCGCCCGCGACGCGACGCCGGCCGACGACGAGTTCGCGCGCGATCTGTGCGAGGCCCGGGTCGCGACCGTCGCCGGCGACATCGGCCGGGCGCTGGCCGCGTCGCGCCGGGTGGCGGCCGCCGCCGAGCGCGCCGGCCGCGCCGCCGATCTGGCCGAGGCGCTGGTGATCGGCTGCCGGCTCGAGCTGGCCAAGGGCGAGCGGTCCGGCGCCCGGGCCCAGGCCAGCCGCGCGGCGCGCGAGGCCGCCGCCGCCGGCCTGGTGCGGCCGCGCTGCCACGCGCTGCTGGCGCTGGCGTCGCTGGCCCGCGACGACGACGATCCGGCCGCCGCCGCGATCTACGCGCGCGACGCGCTCGACCTGGCCCAGCGCGCCGGGCTGCCGGTCGAGCGCCTGGCCGCGACGGTCTCGCTCGACAGCCTGACCGGCGCCGACCAGGACGCCGGCGCCGCCAGCGGCGCGGCCGCGGCCATGACCCCGCAGGCGATCGAGGCCGCGCAGCGCCTGCTCACCGATCTCGGCCTGACCGCGTCGCGGCCGTTCCGGGTCATCGACGCGACCGGCGCCGCCAGCGAGCTGGCCGACGCCGATCCCGAGGTGCTGCGCCTGCCGGCCCGGACGCTCGCCGTCGACGGCGTCCGCGAGTCGATCTGGCGCCGCGGCACCGAGCTGGCCGATCTGCGGCGCCGCAGCCTGCTCAAGAAGCTGCTGTTCCTGTTCGCGGCCGCGCCGGGCAAGACGTTCTCGAAGGAGGACATCGTCCAGTCGGTCTGGAACGTCGCGTACCACCCGCTGCGCCACGACGCCGCGCTGTTCACGAACATCATGCGCATCCGGCGCCTGCTCGGCGAGGACGGCGCCGAGATCATCCGCGTCACCGAGGACGGCTACCGGTTCGAGCCGCCGCCCGACTTCGTGTTCGTGCAGCGCGCGGGCTGA